A stretch of the Streptomyces sp. WMMB303 genome encodes the following:
- the rpsR gene encoding 30S ribosomal protein S18 → MAKPPARKPKKKVCVFCKEKISYVDYKDTNLLRKFISDRGKIRARRVTGNCTQHQRDVATAVKNSREMALLPYTSTAR, encoded by the coding sequence ATGGCGAAGCCGCCTGCTCGCAAGCCGAAGAAGAAGGTTTGCGTGTTCTGCAAGGAGAAGATCTCCTACGTCGACTACAAGGACACGAACCTGCTGCGGAAGTTCATCTCCGACCGCGGCAAGATCCGTGCCCGCCGGGTCACCGGCAACTGCACCCAGCACCAGCGCGACGTCGCCACGGCCGTCAAGAACAGCCGTGAGATGGCGCTGCTGCCCTACACCTCGACCGCGCGATAA